From a single Methylacidiphilum kamchatkense Kam1 genomic region:
- a CDS encoding TerC family protein, protein MDLFYILFFSLLLLGIISQIFGSFLSTGSLRESTLYSLLWVLFSLFLGLWLGIIKGVDKAFGFFAVFWIEYLLSIDNLILFHVIFEFSQTAESFRHKLLSLGIFSAIFLRILLIVFGLFVASRWSVIFPLFGLFLFFAAYRLARPQKDKPPRLLGYDKKIFFGPFVYEPAEKTKFLFKEGARIGFGSLALTFLAIETTDILFALDSVPASFAITTDPLLLISGNICGVFGLRSLYFLVERTAKTFVSFNTLSALLLVLMGIELLIKPWLEISPFYSFCSILSLCLAYGLMKGIGKAKNKPK, encoded by the coding sequence GTGGATCTCTTTTATATTCTTTTTTTCTCTTTACTGCTCTTAGGAATTATTTCTCAAATTTTTGGTTCCTTTCTTTCGACTGGGTCCCTACGGGAAAGTACGCTATACTCACTGCTGTGGGTTCTTTTCAGTCTCTTTCTTGGATTATGGCTTGGCATCATCAAGGGGGTTGACAAGGCTTTTGGTTTTTTTGCGGTATTTTGGATTGAATATCTCCTTAGCATCGATAATTTAATCCTTTTTCATGTCATTTTCGAATTTTCGCAAACCGCTGAATCCTTTCGCCACAAACTGCTTAGCCTCGGTATCTTTTCAGCGATCTTTCTTCGTATCCTGCTCATTGTCTTTGGTCTTTTTGTTGCCAGTAGATGGTCTGTGATCTTTCCTCTTTTTGGGCTTTTTCTTTTTTTTGCAGCCTACCGACTAGCTCGACCTCAAAAAGATAAGCCGCCTCGGCTCCTTGGTTACGATAAAAAAATTTTCTTTGGGCCTTTTGTCTATGAGCCAGCTGAAAAAACCAAATTTCTTTTCAAAGAGGGAGCAAGGATAGGTTTTGGTTCTCTTGCACTCACCTTCCTTGCGATTGAAACCACCGATATCCTCTTTGCTTTAGACTCCGTTCCTGCTTCCTTTGCTATTACCACTGATCCTCTCCTCCTTATCAGTGGTAATATTTGTGGGGTTTTTGGTTTGCGATCCCTCTACTTTTTAGTAGAGCGAACCGCCAAAACCTTTGTTTCTTTTAATACCCTCTCTGCCCTGTTGTTGGTCCTAATGGGAATAGAACTCCTTATAAAACCCTGGTTAGAAATTTCCCCATTCTATAGTTTCTGTAGCATCCTTAGCTTGTGCTTAGCCTATGGCTTGATGAAAGGGATAGGGAAAGCAAAAAATAAGCCAAAATAA
- a CDS encoding bifunctional nuclease family protein: MRNDVIPIEVKGILPSSPNGFAIFLGNEEKVFVINVDSYVGRAIAMAIRGERNERPLTHELMAMIFDSLSINVERVVINELRSNTYFARLLLRAENEVHKKIIEIDARPSDCLTLALQYKCPIYVAEDVWEEVEDMSELLEKMREVQRKQQQEPPEEPPLFGEESK, from the coding sequence GTGAGAAATGATGTTATTCCTATCGAGGTTAAAGGGATTTTACCAAGTAGCCCTAATGGTTTTGCTATATTTTTAGGAAACGAAGAGAAGGTATTTGTTATAAACGTTGATAGCTATGTTGGCCGGGCAATTGCCATGGCGATTAGAGGAGAAAGAAACGAAAGGCCTCTAACGCATGAACTCATGGCCATGATTTTTGACTCCCTTTCCATAAATGTCGAAAGGGTCGTTATTAACGAATTAAGGAGTAATACCTATTTTGCTCGACTCCTTTTGCGTGCCGAAAATGAGGTCCATAAAAAAATCATTGAAATCGATGCCAGACCCAGTGATTGCTTGACCTTAGCATTGCAGTATAAATGTCCAATTTATGTTGCCGAAGATGTTTGGGAAGAAGTCGAGGATATGTCAGAACTTCTTGAAAAGATGAGAGAAGTCCAAAGAAAACAGCAACAGGAACCTCCTGAAGAACCTCCCCTCTTCGGTGAAGAATCTAAATAA
- a CDS encoding N-acetylmuramoyl-L-alanine amidase family protein yields the protein MRTLSKLFFFFLFLGLPFTKAQQWHLSTFGKSQYVPLEDFCRFYHFPELPYSPATEVHLSNGSVTLDFKPNSSVVFIDGVKHWLSFPIIARGAEIWISRTDLSCLFDPILRPERIPQNRLYRGVVIDPGHGGSDKGATSRRGTEKNYALDTARRLAAILKARGIPVVMTRNEDVFVPLDQRVRMAAYYPDYIFISIHYNQAYGGGHGLETYALSPRGSPSTNSGRLYLTDYIASPGNQTDPLNILLAHDIHSQIIRLHPADPDMDRGLKRARFKVLRENVLPSVLVEGGFLSNAIESSLVDHAIYRQKLAEAIARGVLLFFDQIHSQGKKGRPNTLASDGSGP from the coding sequence ATGCGCACGCTAAGCAAACTATTCTTTTTCTTTCTCTTTTTAGGTCTTCCCTTTACCAAAGCCCAACAGTGGCATCTATCGACTTTTGGTAAAAGCCAGTATGTGCCCTTAGAAGATTTCTGTCGCTTTTATCATTTCCCTGAGTTGCCTTATAGCCCAGCGACAGAAGTCCATCTTTCGAATGGGTCGGTGACCTTGGATTTTAAACCAAACTCTTCGGTTGTTTTTATTGATGGCGTTAAGCATTGGCTTTCTTTCCCTATTATTGCCAGGGGAGCCGAAATATGGATTTCTAGAACGGACCTATCTTGCTTGTTTGATCCAATTTTGCGGCCAGAAAGGATTCCTCAGAATCGACTCTATCGTGGGGTTGTCATTGATCCAGGGCATGGAGGATCGGATAAGGGGGCGACTTCCAGAAGGGGGACAGAAAAAAATTATGCGCTAGATACGGCCCGGAGGCTTGCGGCAATTTTGAAAGCTAGAGGAATTCCAGTGGTCATGACGCGCAATGAGGATGTTTTTGTTCCTCTCGATCAGAGGGTGCGGATGGCTGCCTATTATCCTGATTATATTTTCATAAGCATTCATTATAATCAGGCTTACGGTGGGGGCCACGGTCTGGAAACCTACGCGCTTTCTCCTCGTGGCTCACCCTCTACGAATAGCGGCAGGCTCTATCTGACCGATTATATCGCAAGTCCTGGTAATCAAACTGACCCACTCAATATCCTCTTAGCGCATGATATTCACAGTCAGATCATCCGACTGCACCCTGCAGATCCAGATATGGACAGAGGACTCAAGAGAGCAAGGTTTAAGGTGCTTAGAGAAAATGTGCTGCCCAGCGTGTTGGTCGAAGGCGGGTTTCTCTCTAATGCTATTGAGTCCTCATTAGTTGATCATGCTATTTACCGACAAAAATTAGCTGAAGCGATCGCTCGGGGCGTGCTATTGTTTTTCGATCAGATCCATTCGCAAGGAAAGAAGGGACGACCTAACACCTTGGCGTCGGATGGTTCGGGCCCTTAA
- a CDS encoding outer membrane beta-barrel protein, with the protein MDASYDYNFFNAPAFGSLPRFASQTINGKPTFGPAVPVAPLRYADDGIPGGGFNLNQLKVVLERELSKENKLDGAFRFDLMLGQDAGLGVPDAVEGLGTANSTTFGLNTSTIFVEQAYVAFQIPAGENHRVEIHLGKFEAPIGFEVLERPGNLNFSYGLFFNNVEPFVLVGSQIYYVINSSWRVRGGLVDGGFNTSRGGYPYFGFLDNMVNQLPTYLVTFNLDYESANKKLLNTFALLYGFNGTNPPGFGTSPSAALAYPGAYANGDIIPGPYNNNGTYMELNDFGSWIPSFVPGDKLMFSFELVGGFYNHAVAPSGITALGLSQQQLLGIFPPFPFSLGYDGPTNWFGVGLYQVYKFNNYFSLNLREQYLQASWNSYLEGFIFPANIWETTLTLRFDIADNLMIRMEGRTDFGNHVLDYYQPNLLVNPQQIGLKGNGLVGSSSGPIVFGAIEVVFTY; encoded by the coding sequence GTGGATGCAAGTTACGATTACAATTTTTTCAATGCTCCAGCTTTTGGTTCTCTGCCCCGTTTTGCTTCTCAAACTATTAATGGGAAACCTACCTTCGGACCAGCCGTTCCTGTAGCTCCTCTGCGGTATGCTGACGATGGGATTCCAGGAGGCGGATTTAATCTTAATCAGCTTAAAGTGGTATTAGAAAGAGAGCTGTCGAAAGAAAATAAACTCGATGGTGCCTTTAGGTTTGATTTGATGCTTGGACAGGATGCGGGGCTTGGTGTGCCTGATGCCGTTGAAGGTTTAGGGACAGCTAATTCCACGACTTTTGGTCTTAACACAAGCACGATATTTGTCGAGCAAGCGTATGTGGCCTTCCAGATTCCAGCCGGAGAGAATCATCGGGTGGAAATCCATTTAGGCAAATTTGAAGCCCCTATAGGATTTGAAGTCCTGGAAAGGCCCGGTAACCTGAATTTTTCCTACGGCCTTTTTTTTAACAATGTCGAGCCCTTCGTTCTTGTCGGTAGCCAAATCTATTATGTAATTAATTCTTCCTGGAGAGTGAGAGGAGGCCTGGTGGATGGTGGCTTTAATACTTCACGTGGCGGGTATCCCTATTTTGGATTTTTAGACAATATGGTAAACCAACTGCCGACCTATTTAGTCACTTTCAACCTTGATTATGAGTCAGCTAATAAAAAGCTATTGAATACGTTCGCTCTTCTTTACGGATTTAATGGAACCAATCCTCCTGGGTTTGGTACATCCCCTTCGGCCGCTTTAGCTTATCCAGGGGCTTATGCCAACGGGGATATTATTCCTGGTCCTTATAACAATAATGGGACCTATATGGAACTTAACGATTTTGGATCCTGGATTCCCTCCTTTGTCCCTGGAGATAAGCTGATGTTCAGCTTCGAGTTGGTAGGCGGGTTTTATAACCATGCCGTGGCGCCTAGTGGGATCACTGCCCTAGGCTTGTCACAACAACAACTCCTTGGGATATTCCCTCCCTTCCCTTTTTCTTTAGGTTACGATGGACCGACTAATTGGTTTGGGGTCGGGTTATACCAGGTTTATAAGTTCAATAATTATTTTAGCCTGAATTTGAGAGAACAGTACCTACAGGCAAGTTGGAATTCCTATTTGGAAGGGTTCATATTCCCAGCGAACATTTGGGAAACTACGCTGACTCTCCGGTTCGATATCGCGGATAATCTGATGATTCGGATGGAAGGCAGAACGGATTTTGGGAACCATGTGCTTGATTATTACCAACCGAATTTGCTTGTTAACCCCCAGCAAATCGGTTTGAAAGGAAATGGATTAGTAGGTTCTTCTTCTGGTCCCATTGTTTTTGGAGCCATTGAAGTCGTTTTTACTTATTAA
- the panC gene encoding pantoate--beta-alanine ligase, producing MIEVFDPSIMQSLASKWRKEGQPLCLVPTMGALHNGHIALIQEAKKQAGLTIVSIYVNPTQFAPTEDFGIYPRNYPMDRQICAENGVDVLFAPKELYYEDHSSWVVEEDISKGRCSKTRPGHFRGVATVLMKLFWLIQPTKAIFGWKDAQQLELVRRIVRDFYIPIEIIGVETVREESGLACSSRNAYLTEEQKKIASLFSRILKEASMMAEPEAWARRELEKISCFKVDYVEKVNGRLCGAIWIDKIRLIDNFPCAR from the coding sequence ATGATTGAAGTTTTTGATCCTTCCATAATGCAAAGCTTAGCTTCAAAGTGGAGAAAAGAGGGCCAGCCTCTTTGTCTTGTCCCGACTATGGGGGCTTTGCATAATGGGCATATTGCTTTGATTCAAGAAGCTAAGAAACAAGCAGGGCTAACTATTGTAAGTATTTATGTCAATCCCACGCAATTTGCTCCTACCGAAGACTTCGGCATCTACCCAAGAAATTATCCCATGGATAGGCAAATTTGTGCCGAGAATGGGGTAGATGTTCTCTTTGCCCCAAAAGAACTCTATTACGAGGATCATTCCAGCTGGGTAGTCGAAGAAGATATTTCCAAAGGCCGTTGCAGCAAAACAAGGCCAGGCCATTTTAGGGGGGTTGCCACAGTACTCATGAAGCTTTTTTGGCTGATCCAACCCACTAAAGCTATTTTCGGATGGAAGGATGCCCAACAACTCGAACTGGTGCGCCGAATAGTAAGGGATTTTTATATCCCAATAGAAATTATTGGTGTTGAAACAGTGAGAGAAGAAAGTGGGTTAGCCTGTAGTTCAAGGAATGCCTATCTGACTGAAGAGCAGAAAAAGATCGCTTCCCTTTTCTCAAGGATATTAAAAGAAGCATCCATGATGGCTGAGCCAGAGGCTTGGGCACGGAGGGAACTGGAGAAAATTTCTTGTTTTAAAGTCGATTATGTGGAAAAAGTAAACGGGCGATTGTGCGGAGCCATTTGGATAGATAAAATAAGATTGATAGATAATTTCCCATGCGCACGCTAA
- a CDS encoding sigma-54-dependent transcriptional regulator, with the protein MDIDYPKLLIVEDEKRTRSGLVMALAEDYEVYEASDVLTAINILDNEPIDIVLADIRLGKESGFDILSKMKALSVPPLCIFMTAYGSVENAVEAIKKGAYDYITKPVDLEKLEIVLKRAYRSRKVEVENLQLKRQLNLKYGLEKMIGSSQVMKEVFEKIKQVALSKATVLIEGESGTGKELAAHAIHQLSPRRNFPFVVVHCAALSPQLLESELFGHEKGAFTGAIERRIGRFEEACRGTIFLDEIGEIDLPTQVKLLRALGEKSIQRVGSNKIIPVDVRVIAATNRNLEKMVEEGKFREDLFFRLNVVRITMPPLRERKEDIPLLIQAFLEEFAAENGKKIDGLSPEAQKILLEYDWPGNVRELRMAIEHGVVLCQGKKIYPKDLPERVRAVKASTTGSFSTENADCFNLKEAEKRLILDALKFCHGKKTHAAKKLGISRKTLQRKMKQFQLLDFDSHNA; encoded by the coding sequence ATGGACATTGATTATCCAAAACTATTGATTGTTGAGGATGAAAAAAGAACGCGTTCGGGCCTAGTCATGGCCTTGGCTGAGGACTATGAAGTGTATGAGGCTTCGGATGTCCTTACCGCCATCAATATTTTGGATAACGAGCCTATTGATATTGTTTTGGCAGATATACGGCTTGGGAAAGAATCGGGGTTTGATATTCTCTCAAAGATGAAGGCACTTTCAGTCCCGCCCCTTTGTATCTTTATGACCGCTTATGGATCGGTGGAAAACGCCGTGGAAGCGATTAAAAAAGGAGCCTACGATTACATTACTAAGCCTGTGGATTTAGAAAAACTAGAAATAGTACTAAAAAGAGCCTACCGGTCAAGAAAAGTGGAAGTGGAGAACCTACAGTTAAAACGCCAGCTCAACTTGAAATATGGCCTGGAGAAAATGATAGGCTCCTCTCAGGTAATGAAGGAGGTTTTCGAAAAAATCAAACAAGTGGCTTTAAGTAAGGCAACCGTATTGATCGAAGGGGAAAGTGGAACAGGCAAGGAACTGGCTGCTCACGCGATCCATCAACTTAGTCCAAGGAGAAATTTCCCCTTTGTGGTCGTGCATTGTGCAGCGCTTTCCCCACAGCTTTTGGAAAGTGAGCTTTTTGGCCATGAAAAGGGCGCTTTTACAGGAGCCATTGAAAGAAGGATTGGTAGATTCGAAGAGGCATGTCGAGGGACTATTTTTCTAGATGAAATTGGGGAAATTGATCTGCCCACGCAAGTCAAGTTGCTTCGAGCCTTAGGAGAAAAATCGATCCAGAGGGTCGGAAGCAATAAAATAATTCCGGTAGACGTTAGAGTGATTGCAGCAACTAATCGGAACTTAGAAAAGATGGTAGAAGAAGGGAAATTCCGAGAAGACCTTTTCTTTCGGCTCAATGTGGTGCGGATTACTATGCCCCCATTAAGAGAAAGAAAAGAGGATATTCCTTTGCTGATTCAAGCCTTTCTTGAGGAATTTGCTGCAGAAAATGGGAAGAAAATCGATGGCTTGAGTCCAGAGGCTCAAAAGATCCTTTTGGAATATGATTGGCCAGGGAACGTTCGTGAGTTGAGAATGGCTATAGAACATGGCGTAGTACTCTGTCAGGGAAAAAAGATTTATCCTAAAGATCTGCCCGAAAGAGTCAGGGCGGTCAAAGCCTCAACGACTGGTAGCTTCAGTACAGAAAATGCCGACTGTTTTAATTTGAAAGAAGCTGAAAAACGGCTCATTCTTGATGCGCTCAAATTCTGTCATGGGAAAAAGACGCATGCCGCAAAAAAACTTGGGATCAGTCGAAAAACCCTTCAAAGAAAAATGAAACAGTTCCAGCTTCTTGATTTTGATAGTCATAATGCCTAA
- a CDS encoding two-component system sensor histidine kinase NtrB has translation MILETPMRHSFLSKLLGKFERVGPHEIQNVFLRLVKEKGFLEAIFNSLQEGIVVLDNRGKIQYANMALQRLFGVNPEEVVGKEIKQCVPLIDWPELIALEKMVSRDFQVFYPEPRYLNLSLIPLEEMGNKNAAFIAIFYDITATREKTLEVIETEKLNLLTMLAAGVAHELGNPINALSIHFQLLEKRFKKLLQKNEEKGDKEIESSFSAIRSELRRLDGIINQFLKAIRPSPPKLRLLSVNQVLKQTVEFLSPEFQNLDIILEMNLDRGLPLLRADKNQLKQAFYNILKNSIEAVGKNGIIKISTHYDDSFLTISFQDNGGGIPQEAMSQVFKPYFTTKASGTGLGLLIVRRIIRDHGGEVQIESENGKGTTVKILLPRAERLIRLLPMAQEKS, from the coding sequence TTGATTTTGGAAACACCCATGCGTCATTCCTTCTTAAGCAAGCTACTGGGAAAATTTGAAAGAGTGGGACCGCATGAGATTCAGAATGTCTTCCTGCGGTTGGTTAAGGAAAAGGGTTTTCTGGAAGCTATCTTTAATTCTCTACAAGAAGGGATAGTTGTTTTGGATAATCGGGGAAAAATCCAGTATGCCAATATGGCTCTTCAGCGGCTATTTGGCGTTAATCCTGAAGAAGTGGTTGGCAAAGAAATAAAACAGTGTGTGCCGCTAATCGATTGGCCTGAGCTGATTGCTTTGGAAAAGATGGTCAGTCGAGATTTTCAGGTTTTTTATCCAGAACCGCGGTATCTGAACCTCTCGTTAATCCCTCTTGAAGAAATGGGGAATAAGAATGCGGCTTTTATAGCCATTTTTTATGACATTACGGCAACTCGGGAGAAGACCCTGGAGGTTATAGAAACTGAAAAACTTAATCTTTTAACTATGCTTGCTGCCGGTGTTGCTCACGAATTGGGTAATCCCATCAATGCCTTAAGCATTCATTTTCAGTTGCTCGAAAAAAGGTTCAAAAAGCTTCTTCAGAAAAACGAGGAGAAAGGTGATAAGGAAATAGAAAGTTCTTTTTCAGCTATTCGTTCAGAACTACGCAGGTTGGATGGGATTATCAACCAGTTTTTGAAGGCGATCCGGCCTTCTCCTCCCAAATTGCGGCTTCTTTCTGTTAATCAGGTGCTTAAACAGACCGTGGAATTTCTTTCTCCTGAATTTCAAAACTTGGATATTATACTGGAAATGAACCTTGACCGTGGCCTCCCTCTGCTACGGGCGGATAAAAACCAGCTTAAACAGGCTTTTTATAATATCCTTAAAAATAGTATAGAAGCGGTTGGTAAAAACGGCATCATTAAAATCAGCACTCACTATGACGACTCCTTTCTTACGATCTCCTTCCAGGATAATGGCGGAGGAATTCCTCAGGAAGCAATGAGTCAGGTGTTTAAGCCTTATTTTACAACGAAAGCTTCCGGAACAGGTTTAGGACTACTCATTGTTCGAAGGATTATTCGGGATCATGGCGGTGAAGTTCAAATAGAAAGCGAAAATGGAAAAGGAACAACTGTAAAAATTCTCTTGCCTCGGGCAGAGCGGCTAATCAGGTTGTTACCAATGGCCCAAGAAAAAAGTTAA
- a CDS encoding outer membrane beta-barrel protein, translated as MFRRTISQLGYAFLVFLVVSLYPAFSQDEGSPPAHPKKKHSKKAVEGDESSVVEEKNKQIEELTKKLEDQGIPVQANTKGIVLSGYVDASYTYNFINAPAFNRVPGFVPPPGYVGPTNAAGFAQGYPAIPGREPVDAIPGGGFNMNAFKLALEKPLTEENRWQAGFRADLIVGQDAVVGAPDAITGLGIPSSSWYSFNTSSFWLEQAYVIFRAPIGNGLDIKIGKFVDPAGYEVVERPVNLDFTYGLLFANLLPTTLTGLQAIYRWDDQWTSRFGIADGGFNVSRGGMEYFGYINNMIDNSDAYLLFLNSQWEAKGKNATISGTLMYGFNGVNPPGFGASPINGVAQPYGIAQGIRAEGPFNQNNAFLLGDVWGSWAPKFARDRLLLGFEFTGGFYNNNVTVVPGAISGLPVDLSSGPSNWYGAAIHMKYQITDIISIAQRADWVESGWNSILAGHNAPTDIWAYTATLAFDLADNFMIRLEYRMDWGKGVLGYYGFPFQNPTGSPTALLGTSNGPVYFVGLEFVYSF; from the coding sequence GTGTTTAGAAGAACGATTAGTCAGCTGGGTTATGCATTTTTAGTCTTTCTTGTAGTAAGTCTTTATCCAGCTTTTAGCCAGGATGAAGGGTCCCCTCCAGCGCATCCTAAAAAGAAACATTCTAAAAAAGCAGTTGAGGGCGATGAGTCGAGTGTTGTGGAAGAGAAGAACAAGCAGATAGAGGAGCTAACCAAGAAGCTAGAGGATCAAGGGATACCGGTTCAAGCGAACACCAAGGGGATAGTGCTGAGTGGGTATGTGGATGCTAGCTATACCTATAATTTTATCAACGCTCCGGCTTTCAATAGAGTGCCTGGATTTGTTCCTCCGCCGGGTTACGTAGGGCCGACCAACGCGGCTGGTTTTGCTCAGGGCTATCCGGCGATTCCAGGTCGAGAGCCTGTGGATGCGATTCCTGGGGGAGGCTTTAACATGAACGCCTTTAAGCTAGCCTTGGAGAAGCCATTGACCGAAGAGAACCGGTGGCAGGCAGGCTTTCGGGCAGATCTTATAGTGGGGCAGGATGCGGTCGTAGGGGCACCGGATGCGATCACTGGCTTAGGGATTCCTTCTAGTTCCTGGTATTCGTTCAACACGTCGAGTTTTTGGTTAGAGCAAGCTTACGTGATTTTTCGGGCACCTATCGGCAATGGGTTGGACATCAAGATAGGGAAGTTTGTGGATCCGGCTGGCTACGAGGTAGTGGAGCGGCCAGTGAACCTGGATTTTACTTATGGGCTTTTGTTTGCGAATCTTTTGCCGACCACTCTTACAGGGCTACAAGCGATCTACCGGTGGGATGACCAATGGACGAGCCGTTTTGGGATAGCCGATGGGGGCTTTAACGTGTCGAGAGGGGGGATGGAATATTTTGGCTACATCAACAACATGATCGACAACAGCGATGCCTATTTATTGTTTTTGAATAGCCAATGGGAGGCCAAAGGGAAGAATGCGACGATCAGCGGCACTCTAATGTATGGGTTTAATGGGGTCAATCCGCCGGGCTTTGGAGCCTCTCCGATCAATGGGGTAGCGCAGCCTTATGGGATAGCGCAGGGGATAAGGGCAGAAGGCCCATTCAACCAGAACAATGCGTTTTTACTGGGGGATGTATGGGGATCGTGGGCTCCGAAGTTTGCTCGGGACAGGCTTCTGTTGGGCTTTGAATTTACAGGGGGATTTTACAACAACAACGTGACGGTGGTTCCTGGAGCCATTAGTGGGCTACCTGTCGATTTATCGAGTGGGCCTTCGAACTGGTATGGAGCTGCCATTCACATGAAATACCAAATTACGGATATTATTAGCATTGCCCAGCGAGCGGACTGGGTGGAATCAGGATGGAATTCTATTCTGGCTGGGCACAATGCTCCCACCGACATTTGGGCCTACACGGCAACGCTTGCGTTTGATCTAGCGGATAATTTTATGATCCGGCTTGAGTACAGGATGGATTGGGGCAAAGGGGTGCTTGGCTACTACGGCTTTCCTTTCCAAAACCCAACGGGCAGTCCGACAGCCCTCCTAGGAACCTCTAATGGACCTGTCTACTTCGTAGGCTTGGAATTTGTCTATAGCTTCTAA